Genomic DNA from Cardiobacteriaceae bacterium TAE3-ERU3:
GTAGTCTTAGAAAAAGCCGCTATTGCATCGCTGAGTGATCATGTTGAGTTGCATGAAATGGCTCATCAAGATGGTGTGATGAAAATGCAGGAGATTAAACAACTTGAACTGCAGCCGGGTGAGACAGCTTTTAAAAAGGGTGGTTATCACGTCATGGTCATGGATATTGCCAAAGCTCCTGAAATTGGTAGTGAATATGAAATGACTTTTACCTTTGCCAACGGCAAGACAGCATCATGTGAAGCAGAAGTACTAAGCGTTGATGATGTGATGGAGCACTTTGGTGGTAAGCATGGCGATATGGATCACAATCATGAGCATAGTGATATGGATCATAGCCATAAGCATGGAGATATGGAACACAGTCACGAGCATCATCACGATGACGCTGATCACAAAGGTCATAAGCACGAGTCATAATGCTCACGTACTTTAGGCAATTTCGCCGTATCAGCTTGCCAATTTTTGCGATTATTGGCATAGCTGGTGCGGTTTGGTTTATGAGGTCTTTTTCAGCGGTCACTCCAGAGCAAGTGATGAGCTCTTTATTTGACGTCAGCGCGCCTACCCGCTATGCATTCGTTAGTGATAAAAATAAAGCAAGTGTTGCTGTTGTCGATTTACTTGAGCATAGGCAGGTATCGACATTAACACTGCAGGCGCCCCCTTATTTTTGGGCACTGAGCGCAACGCAGGGGAAATTGTTCTATAGCGCTTATGATGACACTGTCGTCCATATACATGATGTTGCTAATCACAACGAGCAGCAACTTAACCTTCCGCATAGAATACAGGCATGGCAATACAGCGATGCTCATCACTGGCTTTTTGTATGGGGTGATGGTTTCGTGAGTAGAGTTGATATTATTTCAAATGATATCGAGACAGTCGATGCTGGTGTAGCAGTGTTGGATGGCATGTTATATGACGCGTTTTTACAAAAATTATGGTTAATTGATGGCGAGCATAATCAATTAACTGCGTGGGCATTGACCGAAGCAGAGCAAAACCCAACTTTATACCACTATCCTTTATCTGTAGGTGCACATGATTTTGCACCATTGACCAGTACTCCAGATGGCTTATACCTTCTTATAGGCTTTGCCGATGAGAATAATCAATATCAGCTTAAACTATGGGATATGACAATAGCTGCTTGGGTCGAAAAACCATTTTTGCTACATCAATCGCCATTAGTGCGACCTTATGCTGGTGCTCGAGGTCGTTATCTTTGGGTCTTTGCGCAGGATGGCCAGGGCTTGCGTATAGACGTTGCATCCCCTCATTTAACTGAGGTAGTTAAAACGTCGGTTGCTGGGGTGAAACATATTGCTACTGGTTGGCTCGATCAAAGATTATTGGTCGCAGGTGAGTCAAACGCAGAAATTTATGAGGCGGGGTCATTAAATCGTGTGGCTCAGATTGCATTACCGTCCACAGTGCAAGAGGTTTTTATTACAGCAGACAGTAAAACAGCCTTGCTGACGGTGGATGGCACACCATTTCTGTATGCAATTGAGCTGAAGGGAGGCGGTTTTTCCGAGCTTGAACTCGGTGGCATTGCAAATCCAGATAAGGTCATTATGGGGGCTTCTGCAACACTCTGCCACTAATGCAGGTTAATCTATGATAATAAATAGATCTGATCGTTTTTATTTTTTATCGCGTATACTCTAAGTGTCATTATTTGACGATATCAATGCAAAATCACAACTAGGAGTAGAGCATGAGTACTGAACAACGAATTGAGAAACTTGAAGCTGAATTCAAAGAATTACAAGGTTTTGCCAAAGAAGCTCGTTCTTCTATTGATAAGATCGCTGCTGATCTGAAAGATCGTGCTGAAGAAGGCTACGAAGATTTCAAAGACAGCGCGGAAGATGCGTGGGATGAAGCACAATCTCAAGGTCGTGCATTGCTGAGCAAAACTCGCCGTAATGCCAAAAAGGTATATTACAATACCCTTGATTACACTCAAGAGCACCCATGGCGCGTAACTTCATCAGCACTGGCTTTGATCGGTGTTGTAGGTTTGGTTTGCTACTTGGTTAGCGAGCGCTCGAACAACCAGCTGGACAACCTGCGTCGCCGTTACCGCGATCTGTTCTAAACCTGATAATTTAAAACATTAGGTTGGTCAAAAGCGTCTGCCTTAGGCAGGCGCTTTTTTGTTAAGCAGTACACCAAGGCCGGTAGAGCGTTTAATCGGGTTCATGAGTGCACCGTTGAGTACCGTCTCGCTCGCATAAATACTTAAGCGCTTCTTGGCTCTTGTGATGCCTGTATAAAGTAGCTCTTTGCTGCATAAGTGTTGGCTTTTATTTAGTGCAATGGCGACATGTTCGTACTCTGATCCCTGTGACTTATGGATGGTAAATGCATACGCAGGCAGCCATTTTGCAGGATTGATTTGTGCAAGAGGTATTGGATCAGCCATGCCAGGGAAAAAAACAGCCAATTCTTGGCCTTTTTGTAAGCACAGGCCGATATCTCCATTAAAAATATTTTGTCGATAATCATTTGCTGTAATCATAATGGGCATACCGTGAAATACGTTTGCATCCAGCGGTTCGTGTTGTATTTTTTTATGTAATTGCATCATCGCACGATTAATCTGCTTTGCGCCGAGTGGGCCGTGATGGCTAGCGCATAAAATGCGGTATTGATCAAATATCCTTAGTAATGCTTGGGCATCTCGCTCTTTTTCTAATGCGTTTATATAGTTGGCATATGGTTCAAACAGATCCTGATAAATATGCTGTTCAAACTCAGAGATCCATTTGATATCCGGTGAAGTATTCAGTGTCTCAAAAAAAGGAGCTGGTAAGTCTTCTGGTAAAGTGGCCTGCTGTAACAAAGTTGAAATTTTTCCAATACCTGCTTCGGCATTAAAGCGTGATGATCGCTGCAAGGTTATCAGTGAATTTTGCATAACTGGGTGATGTGTTAAATCGTGTAACACCGCCCCGGGGTCAACGGCAGCTAATTGATCTGCATCACCAAGTAATATTAACTTGGCTTGTGGTGAGACTGCTGCAAACAGCATAAATGCCATGTCCAAAGAAAGCATCGAAGCCTCATCAATGATGAC
This window encodes:
- a CDS encoding DUF883 family protein, which gives rise to MSTEQRIEKLEAEFKELQGFAKEARSSIDKIAADLKDRAEEGYEDFKDSAEDAWDEAQSQGRALLSKTRRNAKKVYYNTLDYTQEHPWRVTSSALALIGVVGLVCYLVSERSNNQLDNLRRRYRDLF
- a CDS encoding copper chaperone PCu(A)C, producing the protein MRTLMITLGLVSGLAFADDVDVNDCIIQEVLPGKHMTGAFVTFDNETEQPVVLEKAAIASLSDHVELHEMAHQDGVMKMQEIKQLELQPGETAFKKGGYHVMVMDIAKAPEIGSEYEMTFTFANGKTASCEAEVLSVDDVMEHFGGKHGDMDHNHEHSDMDHSHKHGDMEHSHEHHHDDADHKGHKHES
- the recD gene encoding exodeoxyribonuclease V subunit alpha, which encodes MKALATYWLDRLNIEDEARRSSFIFTIEQLFDSLANGDTAIFDNRLSKDMYLVIDTKRAESGAFAPVVYDDGMAWLYRSWSAEYQLASLIKARIALPSNPLPSNIDTFTDKLFPEQAAAVRHAACNHLTLINGGPGTGKTFTVARLVQLIHSSSPDTKIALAAPTGKAAKRMEESLRASIASSAETTPPLTAQTLHRLLGIGTDGTPFYHQSHHLPFDVVIIDEASMLSLDMAFMLFAAVSPQAKLILLGDADQLAAVDPGAVLHDLTHHPVMQNSLITLQRSSRFNAEAGIGKISTLLQQATLPEDLPAPFFETLNTSPDIKWISEFEQHIYQDLFEPYANYINALEKERDAQALLRIFDQYRILCASHHGPLGAKQINRAMMQLHKKIQHEPLDANVFHGMPIMITANDYRQNIFNGDIGLCLQKGQELAVFFPGMADPIPLAQINPAKWLPAYAFTIHKSQGSEYEHVAIALNKSQHLCSKELLYTGITRAKKRLSIYASETVLNGALMNPIKRSTGLGVLLNKKAPA